The DNA region AAGTGATACTGAATTTAGCAAccttataaatgaaaaacatAAAGGTACCCAGCATACTGCATTTTGTAAAGAATGGCAACGTACAATGGATGATTATCATACATTATTCTTAAGAAAAGACATAGTTGATGAAGATGAAACTAAAGGAATTCAATGTTTAATACAACAAATTGAAGCAAAGATGAAAGGAAAAGAAACAGAGTTTAAACAAGGATGGAGttcttattttaaaaaaatggtaAAAGAAATGCAAACAAAACATTTCATAGACCCAACTACAAACAAACCTTGTGAAATATCGTATGATGAGAAAACTCAATGTGTACGATTTTTCGAAGAATGGGCAGAAGAGTTTTGTTTATTGAAACGTGATTTGGGCCAAATGTTGGTAAGCGAGTGTGGTACAACACCTGGAAAAAGTTGTGAAggtttatgtaatatatatgaaaagttTTTGAAAGAGTCACAACCTTATTTTAAGaattataaaacaatatGTGCGCAATCGCCATTTGGAAATAATGAATCTGTGAAGGATTTAGAACAAAGTTTCATACAAGCAGCTAATAACAGTATGAATGAATGTTGTAAAGATAATGGTAACTGTAGTGATACAGATTTATTTGATCTTAGTAAAGATAACAGTAATATAAGATATAAATGTTTATGTGAAAAAGGTGACTATTATAATGACAGagataaaaaagatgaaTGTAGAGACTACGTGACACAAACTACTGTCGCTGGCCAAATTCGTGGTCCACCCGCACTTCGTAGCGCGTCACAAAGTGTTGCTAGTGTCGCGTGTGGAATACATAGTGGCCGTAGTGTGAAAGTGGAGGATATAGCAAGGGTTTTTCAGACTAAGGTACAAGAACAATTACGTGCAGATGTTGGTAATGTTGATCATGATAGTAAAAGTGTTTTGATAGGAAAACCTGAACAAGGTGAATATAAGCAAGGGGGTGAAAAAAGTCTTTTCAAGAGCAAACCATGTGATATAACTATCCAACATTCCAATGATAGTCGTAATAAAAGTAAGAAGGATGGTGATTATGATGGTCCCTGTACAGGAAAAGGTGGAGATACAAGTCCATCTATACATACCAGATTTGTTGTAGGTGTTCGATGGGAAGCGGATGACAAAGGAATGCGTGACAAACATAAGGATGTTATAATGCCACCAAGAAGACGTCATATATGTACTTCGAACCTAGAGAATTTAGATCTTGATAGCCAAGGACTTAAAGATGGCAATAAAGCTAATGATTCTTTTTTGGGAGATGTATTATTATCAGCGAAAGAGGAGgcaaacaaaataataagtatGTATAAAGATAAGAATAACCTAAAAGAactaaatgataaaaatcaCAAAGAAAGTGTATGCAGAGCTATGAAAAATAGTTTTGCAGATCTAGGGGATATAATACGTGGTAGAGATCTATGGAGCAGAAACCAGGATATGAAACATCTTGAAGATAAGttgaaagaaatatttaaaaaaattcagGAAGAACTTACAAATAAGAGTCAATATGAAAGTGTTGATGGTAAATATACAAAACTAAGAGAAAACTGGTGGGAAGCTAATAGAGATCAAATATGGAAAGCAATGACAACATGTGGAAATACCACAAATATATGTGATAGTGGTAGTACTCGTGGTCCTCGTGTTACCCCACATGACGACTACATCCCGCAACGTCTTCGATGGTTAGCCGAATGGTCCGAGTGGTACTGCAAGAGACAGGCACAACTATATGGGGAGTTAAAGGGGGTGTGTAATGGGTGTACAAATGGTAATAACAGTGGAACATGTGATACCAACAAATGTAAAGATTGCAAAGAGAAGTGTACTGCATATAAACAATTTATTGAAGAATGGCAAAAAGATTGGAAAACAATGGAAGGACAATACCTAAAATATTACAGTGAAGCACAAAATCTTAGTAAAACTAGTGGTgttagtagtaataataatgatcaaAATCAAAAATATCTTGAGGAGTTTTTATATCAACTACACACACGAAACAACGAAAACAACAAAAGTGGTACTAATAACCCGTTTGAAAGTGCAGCGGGGTACGTACATCACGTATTACCAAATACTGGTTGtgaaaaacaaacaaaatttTGTGGAGACAATACAAACCAAGATAATGTGTTCAAAAACCCACCACACGAGTATGACAATGCCTGTAATTGCGATAGTTCGACGCCATGTGATATAGTGAAAACACTTTTGAAAGATAAAAGTGCAACAGATACTATAGATAGTTGTAATCCAAAAAAAACTGAGAAAAGTTGGGATTGTAACAGTACAAGTGTTGATACAGCAAAACATAATGGAGCATGCATGCCACCTAGGAGACAATCATTATGCATACATAATTTAGAAAACTTGAGTCCTATATCAAAAGATGCTTTGAAACAAGCTTTTATAAAATGTGCTGCAAAagaaactttttttttatggcataaatataaagaacatCACAGTACTGAGGCTGCAAAATTAAAAACAGAAGGTACTATCCCAGAAGAGTTTAAAAGACAAATGTTCTACACTTTAGGAGATTATAGAGATTTCTGTTTAAATTcagatatatcaaaaaaggACCAAAATAGTGGTGTAGgtaaagtaaaaaaaaatatagaggATGTTTTCTCAAATAATGGCCCAACAACTAGTGGAAAAACACGTGAATCGTGGTGGAAAGAAATTGAGAAAGATATATGGGATGGAATGTTATGTTCTTTAGGTTATGATGAAACAAAAAAGGAAGTGGATGATACTATTCGAGAAAAAATCGAATCCAAAAACGGCTATAACAACGTGAAGTTTGGTGACACCACTAGTGGTAGTACCACTGGTGTGAAGTTACCACAGTTTGTGGCTCGACCCCAATTCCTACGTTGGATGACCGAATGGGGGGAACACTTTTGTAAACAACACAAGGTGCAATTTACCACGTTGAAGGAGAAGTGTGACAGGTGTAATGCCAATAAGCCTAGTAGTGGTAAAGCAACCTGTGATAAAAAAAGTACAGAATGTACCGACTGCCAAACACAATGTGAACAATATAAAACATGGATTGGAACTTGGAAAGGACATTatgataaacaaaaaaaaaaatatactcaggataaaaataaagcTGATTATAAAACTGATACCGAAGTACAAAACTCACAAGAAGCGCATGACTACataaacaaacaaataaaaaaaatatgtcaAAACAGTGGTACTCATATTAGTTGTGATTGTATGAAAGAAAAGTCACAAAAGTCATCACAACCACCAAATCCACCAAATAGTGGTGTTATGCCCCAAACGTTGGACCAATACCCCCCTGGTGACTACGAGAATCAGTGTACTTGTGTACAAAAACCGCCTACACCACCCACATGTACGGGGAACAAAATTCTTGATGCGGCAAACATCAAACAATATGACGCAGAAAATGAGGTGCATACAAGTGGGGTTAATTTGGTAGGAAATATAGGAAAGGCGGAGTTtaaaaaagggaaaaaagGAAGCGATCTGGGTGGAGAAATTTGTAGTATAACGAAAGAACATACTAATGATACACGTAAATATAGTTCTACTGTAGTTGATAGTGATCAATTACATTATGGTCCCTGTACTGGTAAAGGAAAAGACCAAAAAAATACACGATTTATTATTGGGCAAAAATGGGATAAGGATGACAATAATGTAAATCCAAAACATACTGGTGTCCTACTACCACCTAGACGTAAACATATGTGTACATCTAACTTGGAAAATTTGGATCTGAACGATAATTCGAGTGGTCTCCTTGGCGCTAGTGTGAACCACTCGTTCCTTGGTGATGTGTTATTGGCCGCAAAATTTGAAGGCGACGATATAGTGGAAAAACATCTAAGTAAAGGTGACAAATCTGGCATTTGTAATGCTATGAAGTACAGTTTTGCCGACTTAGGTGATATCATAAGGGGGAAAGACATGTGGAGTAAAAATAACGATATGGAGAATTTGGAAAATAATTTGAAAtccatatttaaaaagattCACGAAAATCTTCCTCCTGGTACTAAAACCAAATATGCTGGTGATGGTCCCAAATATACCAAATTACGTGAGGCCTGGTGGTCGGCTAACCGCGACCAAGTATGGAAAGCACTAACATGTAATGCTCCCGCGGAGGCAGACCTCTATATACCATCAAGTGATACCACAAACAAACGGTTTGAACGTTATAAGTGCGGCCGCGACTCGTACGTCCCCCCGGACGATTATATCCCGCAAAGACTGAGATGGATGACCGAATGGTCCGAAAGTTACTGCAAACAGTTGGAAAAAAACTATTGGCTTCTGAAAGGTTTTTGCCAGGTATGCAAAAAAcataaagaaaaaggaaaGGAGAACGAAGCAAAAAAATCAGCATGTACTTTTTGTTCAAAAAGTTGCGAAGTATACAAAGATCATGTTGAAAAATGGAAAGGTCAATGGGAAAAACAAGAAACAGAATATAACAATTTATACCAAAATTctaatagtagtagtagtgaCCCAATTAAACaacaagaaaataattttatgaaaacAGTAAAGGATACAAACGGTATTCCCCATTGCACTGGTAAAAACAGCGACACAACCGAATATAATACCCTTGGTAATTATGTGTCTTCTATGGGAGGAAGTACCTATTGTAATGATACAACGCAAAAAAAATTTGACGACACAAATAGTCAGGATACCGAAAGTGTATTTAAGCAACAtccaaataaatatgaagatGAATGTAAATGGAAGCCGGATACACCAAAGACACCAACAGTACCGAATACACCTGGATTTCTCCCTCCGAAAGGCCCAAAAAATCCAGAAGAGGTATGTAAAACGGTGAAGACATGTATTGAGGAAAATAACCAAAAAATAAACGCAGCAACCGGTAGTAAAGGGGATTGTAATGAAAAAACAGACCCATTTAATTGGGAATGTAACGGTAAGGTTAAATCTGGTGAAGAAGGAGCATGTATGCCACATAGAAGACAAAAACTATGTGTACATTATTTGAAAGAATTGACTGGTGATAAAACTACAGATGATTTGAGACAAGCATTTATAAAATGTGCTGCACTAGAAACATATTTTGCTTGGGATAAATACAAAAAGGATAAACAAAAAGAAGATCCTTCAGCAGAAACAAAACTTGATGAACAATTAAAAAGTGGTACTATCCCTGATGACTTTTTACGTtctattttcttttcatatgCAGATTATAGAGATTTATGTTTGGATAAAGATATAGGGAAACGTGATGGTGATGTAAAAGAGGCAAGacaaaatatagataatgtTTTCAAAAATGGCGGCCAAGGTAAAACAAAAACTGACCCAAAAAATTGGTGGAATGAAAACGGTCTAGATATTTTGCAAGGAATGATCTGCGCACTATCAAATACTGTAGGTGATAGTGAACAAGCCTCGGTGCAAGCAGAACTTCTCAAAAATCCTGAATACAAGTACGATCCTGAAAATTTAGATACCAAAATAGCTAATTATGTGCTTTATACTCATACAGTTCCTCAATTTTTAAGATGGTATACTGAATGGTCAGAAGAATTTTGcgataaacaaaaaaaagagttCGCACAATTATATAGTAAGTGCCATAAATGTGAAATAACTAGTAGTAGTGGTAAAGCAACATGTAAGAAAAGTGGTACAGAATGCAGCGAATGCCAAGATCAATGTCCAAAATATACATCTTTTATTCAAAAATGGAAACGTGATTGGGATAAACAAAACCAACATTATAATGatgttaaaaatatagacCCATATGAGTATGCTCCTTTTGTAGATACGAATAACCAcgcatatacatatttaaatgaatcGTTAGAACTTCTTGGTTTACATAATAATTGTATGCAAGAAAAAACGTCACAAAAAACGTCACCTAGTGATGACACCCCCAAATCGTTAGATGATCTACCAAAAACAGAATATAAAGACAAGTGTGAGTGTGACGATAAAGTGGTCACTCCACAAGGTGGTGGTGGAAGTGGTGGTGGATCACACGTTAAACCTATGCCGAATCCCAACCCTAGTCATCCTGGGAGTACACAGACGACGACAAAGTGTGAAATAGACAAATATGTTAGGGACAATGAAAACACAAAAACTATATCGACGAAcaatggaaaaaaatattgcaACGAAAAAACAGACCCATTTTTATGGAAATGCGGAGACCAATATCAAGATTTAGTGAATGACCAAAAGTTATGTATGTCTCCGAGACGTCAAAAACTATGTATTCattatttacaaaatgatattaatggAGCAggtaaaaaagaagaaaaagatttAAAAGAAGCATTAATTAAATCTATATCGCTTGAAACATATTTTTGGTggcaaaaatataaatcagaTCACCCTAAAGAGGCTTCACAATTACAAAGTGGAACTATCCCAGAAGGTTTTAAAAGGCAAATGATGTATACTTTAGGAGATTTTAAAGATTTATGTTTAGGAAGCGATTTAGGTATCCATACAGGTACTAGCGATATAAAAGATAAGGTTAAAAAGATTTTAAATGGTGGCACATATAAAGACAATCCTGATAAGTGGTGGGAATCTATTGAAAAAGAAGTTTGGGAAGCTATGGTATGTTCACTATCATATAGTGGTGGTACTATGGACGCggatacacaaaaaaaactCGAAAACAAAAACAACTACAATAGTGTCACATTTAGTGGTGTTCCCACTAGCTCTAGTGTTCCCACTAGTGACGGCCTCGCGGCATTCGCCTCTCGGCCTCAGTTCTTGAGATGGCTCACCGAATGGTACGACGATTATTGCAAACAAAAACACACAAAATTAAAGGACGTGGAGACGGCGTGTAAGCCACAAGGTGATATAAAATGTAACGAGGAGTGTACACAAAAATGTAATGATTACACAAATTTTATGAATGAGAGAAAAGGACATTGGGGAAAACAACAAGGATATTATACTtcagaaaaacaaaaacaaacaaCTGGAACTTCTAATGCATATGATGAACCAGATGCTACCaaatacttaaaaaaaaattttactgTTACATGTGGTAGTGATACATCCAGTGGTGCCACAACATCCAGTGGTGCCGACCAAGTGGAGAAAAACATCAACGCGTTGACACCACCAGCACAGTCGCCACCACAAACGTCGTCACCACAAACGTCGTCGTATTATGATGCCGATGTGTATTGTGGGTgcaagaaatatataaatgatgacgACTATACTAATATTTCGGGGAAAAATAATTGTGAAGGATTAAAAAACGAAGCGGAAGATACAACACAGGCAAAACCAGAAAATGGAATTAAATGGAGAAACAAGGAAGATAGTAAATATAAGCATTTGGAGACAAATGCTCCTTATAAAAAAGACCCTGTACCGAAAGAAGTATTCCTACCTCCTAGAAGACAAAAATTATGTTTTAAAGATCTTGATACCCAAAACAGCAAGATTACTGATGAAAAAACTTTGAGAGAACAATTGATGAAAGTAGCTGCTACTGAAGGATACAATTTAGGTCAATATtataaagagaaaaaaataaaagaagaacaaaaaggaaaaattgatgaacaagaattaaaaaaatatgcttATGATGTTGAAGCATGTAGAGCAATGAAATATAGTTTTCTTGATTTAAGAGATATAATTATAGGTCATGATATGTTAGAACCTGAAGGTACTGATACAGGGAAAAATATTAAgcaaatatttgaaaaactTCCATCAAATGGAAACccaaatgatataaatgcgGTACGCAAACAGTGGTGGACACAAAACCAACAATGTGTATGGAACGCAATGAAATGTGGGTACAAAAAAAGTGGTGACACCAACATAGACACGTGTAATCAACCTAGTGATAATGAATATCCTGTGGCCACTGATCGCACTAGTGGTACCAATTACCAATTTTTACGATGGTTTGCCGAATGGGGAGAAGATTTTTGTGTGAAACAGATACGACACTATAAGGAGTTGGACGAGAAGTGTAAGGATGTGGAATGCAAAAAAAATGGTCAAGAAGAagagaaaaagaaacaaGCGTGTAAAGAGCAatgtgaaaaatataaagcaTTTATTACACAATGGAAAGctcaatataataaacaaaaaacaaaatatgatACGCTTAAAGGAGAAAATCCATATAAAACTCTTGATGGAGTGAAAGATTCAACCCATGCTTATCAGTATTTAGACAAATCGTTAAAAAAAAGTTGTAAAAACAGTGGTACAAATAGTGGTAGCACTGAGTGTAATTGTATGAAAGATGAATCAACACAACAACAAATACCCCCC from Plasmodium sp. gorilla clade G2 genome assembly, contig: PADLG01_00_4, whole genome shotgun sequence includes:
- a CDS encoding erythrocyte membrane protein 1, PfEMP1, putative, with amino-acid sequence MDDYHTLFLRKDIVDEDETKGIQCLIQQIEAKMKGKETEFKQGWSSYFKKMVKEMQTKHFIDPTTNKPCEISYDEKTQCVRFFEEWAEEFCLLKRDLGQMLVSECGTTPGKSCEGLCNIYEKFLKESQPYFKNYKTICAQSPFGNNESVKDLEQSFIQAANNSMNECCKDNGNCSDTDLFDLSKDNSNIRYKCLCEKGDYYNDRDKKDECRDYVTQTTVAGQIRGPPALRSASQSVASVACGIHSGRSVKVEDIARVFQTKVQEQLRADVGNVDHDSKSVLIGKPEQGEYKQGGEKSLFKSKPCDITIQHSNDSRNKSKKDGDYDGPCTGKGGDTSPSIHTRFVVGVRWEADDKGMRDKHKDVIMPPRRRHICTSNLENLDLDSQGLKDGNKANDSFLGDVLLSAKEEANKIISMYKDKNNLKELNDKNHKESVCRAMKNSFADLGDIIRGRDLWSRNQDMKHLEDKLKEIFKKIQEELTNKSQYESVDGKYTKLRENWWEANRDQIWKAMTTCGNTTNICDSGSTRGPRVTPHDDYIPQRLRWLAEWSEWYCKRQAQLYGELKGVCNGCTNGNNSGTCDTNKCKDCKEKCTAYKQFIEEWQKDWKTMEGQYLKYYSEAQNLSKTSGVSSNNNDQNQKYLEEFLYQLHTRNNENNKSGTNNPFESAAGYVHHVLPNTGCEKQTKFCGDNTNQDNVFKNPPHEYDNACNCDSSTPCDIVKTLLKDKSATDTIDSCNPKKTEKSWDCNSTSVDTAKHNGACMPPRRQSLCIHNLENLSPISKDALKQAFIKCAAKETFFLWHKYKEHHSTEAAKLKTEGTIPEEFKRQMFYTLGDYRDFCLNSDISKKDQNSGVGKVKKNIEDVFSNNGPTTSGKTRESWWKEIEKDIWDGMLCSLGYDETKKEVDDTIREKIESKNGYNNVKFGDTTSGSTTGVKLPQFVARPQFLRWMTEWGEHFCKQHKVQFTTLKEKCDRCNANKPSSGKATCDKKSTECTDCQTQCEQYKTWIGTWKGHYDKQKKKYTQDKNKADYKTDTEVQNSQEAHDYINKQIKKICQNSGTHISCDCMKEKSQKSSQPPNPPNSGVMPQTLDQYPPGDYENQCTCVQKPPTPPTCTGNKILDAANIKQYDAENEVHTSGVNLVGNIGKAEFKKGKKGSDLGGEICSITKEHTNDTRKYSSTVVDSDQLHYGPCTGKGKDQKNTRFIIGQKWDKDDNNVNPKHTGVLLPPRRKHMCTSNLENLDLNDNSSGLLGASVNHSFLGDVLLAAKFEGDDIVEKHLSKGDKSGICNAMKYSFADLGDIIRGKDMWSKNNDMENLENNLKSIFKKIHENLPPGTKTKYAGDGPKYTKLREAWWSANRDQVWKALTCNAPAEADLYIPSSDTTNKRFERYKCGRDSYVPPDDYIPQRLRWMTEWSESYCKQLEKNYWLLKGFCQVCKKHKEKGKENEAKKSACTFCSKSCEVYKDHVEKWKGQWEKQETEYNNLYQNSNSSSSDPIKQQENNFMKTVKDTNGIPHCTGKNSDTTEYNTLGNYVSSMGGSTYCNDTTQKKFDDTNSQDTESVFKQHPNKYEDECKWKPDTPKTPTVPNTPGFLPPKGPKNPEEVCKTVKTCIEENNQKINAATGSKGDCNEKTDPFNWECNGKVKSGEEGACMPHRRQKLCVHYLKELTGDKTTDDLRQAFIKCAALETYFAWDKYKKDKQKEDPSAETKLDEQLKSGTIPDDFLRSIFFSYADYRDLCLDKDIGKRDGDVKEARQNIDNVFKNGGQGKTKTDPKNWWNENGLDILQGMICALSNTVGDSEQASVQAELLKNPEYKYDPENLDTKIANYVLYTHTVPQFLRWYTEWSEEFCDKQKKEFAQLYSKCHKCEITSSSGKATCKKSGTECSECQDQCPKYTSFIQKWKRDWDKQNQHYNDVKNIDPYEYAPFVDTNNHAYTYLNESLELLGLHNNCMQEKTSQKTSPSDDTPKSLDDLPKTEYKDKCECDDKVVTPQGGGGSGGGSHVKPMPNPNPSHPGSTQTTTKCEIDKYVRDNENTKTISTNNGKKYCNEKTDPFLWKCGDQYQDLVNDQKLCMSPRRQKLCIHYLQNDINGAGKKEEKDLKEALIKSISLETYFWWQKYKSDHPKEASQLQSGTIPEGFKRQMMYTLGDFKDLCLGSDLGIHTGTSDIKDKVKKILNGGTYKDNPDKWWESIEKEVWEAMVCSLSYSGGTMDADTQKKLENKNNYNSVTFSGVPTSSSVPTSDGLAAFASRPQFLRWLTEWYDDYCKQKHTKLKDVETACKPQGDIKCNEECTQKCNDYTNFMNERKGHWGKQQGYYTSEKQKQTTGTSNAYDEPDATKYLKKNFTVTCGSDTSSGATTSSGADQVEKNINALTPPAQSPPQTSSPQTSSYYDADVYCGCKKYINDDDYTNISGKNNCEGLKNEAEDTTQAKPENGIKWRNKEDSKYKHLETNAPYKKDPVPKEVFLPPRRQKLCFKDLDTQNSKITDEKTLREQLMKVAATEGYNLGQYYKEKKIKEEQKGKIDEQELKKYAYDVEACRAMKYSFLDLRDIIIGHDMLEPEGTDTGKNIKQIFEKLPSNGNPNDINAVRKQWWTQNQQCVWNAMKCGYKKSGDTNIDTCNQPSDNEYPVATDRTSGTNYQFLRWFAEWGEDFCVKQIRHYKELDEKCKDVECKKNGQEEEKKKQACKEQCEKYKAFITQWKAQYNKQKTKYDTLKGENPYKTLDGVKDSTHAYQYLDKSLKKSCKNSGTNSGSTECNCMKDESTQQQIPPSPSGKNIPKSLEYPPSGYIDKCECVTSQVGPGPNIPPAPAQPGQPQPQPQPDGSVKPGQGKDPKQEPGQKDPSQSGNSDPNNSNGGSVGPPGGSGGPNSGGQGTNTNHSSDPTNQGARGHSNPIGPIPGEPKPGPVSPSSEPKKNTDEFEDLNECPDKDKSYCNKYGKYGCRPKKRNIDLNNWSNSLVKSPKNMTNDILVPPRRRHLCFNSIRTFYHKVKDEKTFKEHLLYAAYNEAKQLYGYYGRDHEKLLDAMKYSFADIGDIVKGDDMLNDGISDKIKTIFDKNIIKDKSGNDVDPKKWWETNKKHVWNVMMCHYKGNIRGSTNNSCPEYDKIDETSQFLRWLTEWAQLFCKEKLTEAKTVVEECIEKNHIKDAKTIKEIENSVCKQSLKKYKDWYLKRKPQWDNLTEQYDKYKQHYSNGSAQSSGKSQQLPSTAEKYITSKCPECDCNYNDLQKISDYQDKEKEILKKLILKAKIDTIDPKNTIFYHIFNIGEKGLDIAKTVYEATPDVIPTAVHVAQGAADIVQKVGTAVGKTVEKSVINGLNNFINWFNTPTPSQNNVRPPPQPVGPDASNPGGQTPSITPGVTPETVSLSTIPPVGISAIVLGAIGFLWFYYMKVSVICVVLYVVCGKYVFYIYIYIYIEI